The genomic interval AGCAGGTGCTTGCTTCCCATTTGGTCAGGCTCTGTGGGAGTGGGGTTGAGCAGAGAGAGTCTTCTCACCAGATTGATCTTTCAGAGGGCTGTCTGTAGTAATCAGTTCTAGCCTCAGCACGGCAGCTCGGTGCCGTTTGCGTTCTGTTTAGCTCGTTTTTCACTTAATTCCTTTTTTATCTTTAGGAAATTCCCAGAACTGTTCACTTGGTTTAAAAACTTTCTGGGATATAAGGAGTCTGTTCACATGGAGACGTATCCGAAGGAACGGGCTACTGAGGGGATTGCCATGGAGATTGACTATGCCTCCTGCAAGAGGCTGGGCTCCAGCTACCGAGCCTTGCCCAAGAGCTACCAGCAGCCCAAGTGCACGGGGAGGACTCCACTGTGTAAAGAGGTaaggcaggggctgtgccacaGAGGAAAGCTCTTCCCAGCCTTTTTAAAGCATCGGAGCAAAAGCGAGCAAAACAGAGCAGGGTGGGGGATTTCGTTTGCAGCCCTGTGTTGGAAAGGTTCCTGGGGGTGTCGGGGCACATCTGGTGGTGGTGAACACGGAGCTGGggccaggcagctgcctgcccagcactgATCCACACTGAtgcgtgctgctgctgcacccagGCGTGTGTGGGCACACCATCCTGGCTCGGGATCGCCACGGCGCGTGTGGCAGCCCGAGGGGAGCACACCCAAGGGATTCCTGGTGGCGCTCCCGTAAACATCTGGGTCATATCCAGAAGCTATTGCACAGGGTGAGGTGTCAGTCTAGGAACTGGGTTATGCTGGAAGCTGACTGGGAGTTGTGGTACCCACGTGGCTTTGGCGGTTGGCATCAGCTCTTCTCCGGCAGCGCTTGTGAAAGGTTTGCACAGAGCACTGGGGGGCAGCTGGAGAAAAACCTGCTGGATAGTTATGGTGGTTAATTACTGACATACCCAATGCTCCTACATCTTATTTATCATGTGTTATGTGAAGGGAACGTTAAGATTGCAAACTTAAGTAGGCGATGATAGATCTGTCTTTCTGTGTGGTCTTAATGTGGTCTCAGAAGTCCTTTACAAGGTAGTATGTAATTCAGGATTATTGCTACCTTTTTACCTAAATTCTCACTTAGCCTGCTTGTAGAGTTGTCTCCAGGccaactttaaaagaaaatcatgtTTTCTCTAGACAGATTCTCCCACGTATTCCCTCAGATGcatctttctttctccctgaaatgctgaatttttaatCCGTGTCTTGACATGTCTCTCAAAAGCTTCTTGTGTGATGCAGTTACAAACTTTTCTCCCTGTGAGAATCTAATGGCTCAGTTGTTCAGGCTTTGGGTTTGTGAAAACTGGACCTGGCTTTCAAGACTGCCTGCCAAAATCATTGTTTCTTTGCCATCGGCCTCTTTGAggttgttgttggtttttttgtttgtttgctttttaatgttCTGCTCCTGTATTGAaagctgcaggtgctgagctGTTTTGTCAGGAAAGGTGATGCTGGGGTATGGTTTTATACTTCCAATTAGCCTTATTTGGAGGCAGCAACTGTGTCCTGCCTAACAGTCAGGTCTGCTGTGGTGACCATACAGTGTTGATGGTAAATCACACATGGGGAACCAGCTGGTTGCAGCTGACTAATCCAAAGTAGCAGAAAAAGCTCCTTTCacctttattttcctcttctcccgCAGGGTTTTTCCTCACAGCTCCAGCCTATGAATTTTTCAGGCTGCCTGGCTGTTTGGGTTCTGGCTGTTTGGAGTTGCCCTGTGAAAGCTGGGCTTCGGAAGGGGCACACactttttccagctgggaattaGATTATCCCGTCAGAAGACTGCTCTTGAAGCTGGCCAGGTGTGATCCCCTTGAACACTGCCCGTGACTCTTGTTCTCTCTGTTTCCCTCAAAGGTTTTGAATGACACCTGGGTCTCCTTCCCGTCCTGGTCTGAAGATTCCACATTTGTGAGCTCCAAGAAGACACAATATGAAGAGCACATCTACAGGTGTGAGGACGAGCGTTTTGAGGTAAATTGCTTTTCCTTGGTTCGTGTCTCGGAAAGCTCCGCTCTGTGAACAGTCAATGAGTTTGATGTAATGATACCTTTAGTTCTGCATCTTTTACTGTGTCTGCCGCCTGGTTTTTGGCATAAAAGCTTGTTTTCTCTTCATGCAAGAAGCAGTGGCTGCATAACCACTAAGCTGCCACCCCTGCCCCTCAccttttctgcagagctctTCATTCACCCGCTCCACATGAAACTGTTGAATGGCCAGCATGGAATTGTTGcatcttttctgttcttcctgccCACGTAGTGCATGAGAACATGCATTCCCCTGTAATCATCTGCAAAGCAATATGTTCAGGATTTTAAATGACTGACATTTTGACTGGAAATGGAAGTTAGCTGGGCAATTACCTGAATCTGCACAGATTTGGCACGTCCTTTTGTAGAGTAACTGTCAATTGTGTtctgttcccagctggaagaTGTAATTTCCGAACAGTATCATTCTGGTAGCTCTTAAATTCTTCCACAGTATTATTTAGGTAGCAGATGAAATGTAATTGAATTATTTTAGAGCAGCTCAACACCAAAGTGCTCGAGTACACCTTGTTAAACAGGCGCAGCTTCTTGTTTCGTGTCACTTGAATGTTTGCCTCCGTGAAGTATCATGTTTTGTCTATATTCAAATGCTACGGCTAACGCACTGTTCTCTCCAGCTGGATGTTGTCTTGGAGACCAACCTGGCAACCATCCGCGTTCTCGAGGCGATCCAGAAGAAGCTGTCTCGCTTGTCTGCGGAGGAGCAGGCCAAATTCCGGCTGGACAACACCCTGGGGGGCACCTCGGAGGTGATCCACCGCAAGGCTCTCCAGAGGATATACGCTGACAAAGCAGCTGACATCATCGATGGGCTTCGCAAGAACCCGTCGGTGGCTGTTCCCATCGTGCTGAAAAGGTactggctgccccagccccctgccccgGGGTCCTTCCCAAAGGGTAATGCACTGTATGCTGTCCAAACTTATGGAAGCGTAGCTAATTTCTGCCCCTAAGGAGTGTGCCCTCCACCAGGCTGTAAATTTGCCCCAAAaggttgtggctgccccactcctggagctgttcaaggccaggttgggcagggcttggagcgaCATGGtccagtggaaagtgtccctgcccatggcagggggtggaacaagatgatctgtaaggtcccttctgaaccaaaccattccatgattctattattctgtGAAAACTAAAAAGTTCATTTATATTCTGGGCAGTTGGTGTATTCCATAATAATCACCTAGAGGGAATTGCCCTCCTGAAGCAAAATCCTTACAGCTCAGCAGGAAGGATATAGAGCTTTTTTCTTGTCTCCTCTTaaactttcttcttccctgGTGTCAGCACTGTGTGTAAGATAAGGGAACTGTTATCCCAGGGCTAACTGTGATCCTTTCCAAATCCTATGGGCCTGTATGCCCAGATCGTGGTGTCTCTGCTATCCCCAGTTTCCCTGAGGAATGTTTCTGTTGTCAGCCTCCCCTTCCTCAGTTACAGGGGAGTGGATGCTGCAACTGGTCGAGGTGTGTAAGCAGCAAATGCTGTTCAATGTCTGTGGGACTCCTGGCCCTGTGTGCTGGAGttctggagcagggcagagcagccttCCCAGGATACCTGCAAGGTCCCACTTTCCCTACCCTTCTTGGACTGACTCAGGGGGGGCTTTGCTTGGGATGCTGAGTCAAGGTTCAGGAGTGCATTCCCAGGGTACTCAGGTGTCCATGCTTTGTTCAGTTGTCCAAACTTAGCTGCCCCTGTTCCACAGGTGGAGCTTTCTGGGGATTTCTGAGAGACCGGGGCCGGCTTTTTTGCCTTCCCTGTCCCTTTATTCCCTCCCCTGGGGCTGCTTTGTTCCTGTGTGGTTTTACCTAAATGTGAAAGAAACCCAGAGTGGTTTCTCCAGAAGAGTGTGTCCAGGGGGCACCTCCTGGAAAGCTCCTTTCTGTGGGATGTCTTTGATCCATGCCCATTTCATTGGGAGTTCAGCTCTTGTCAACACTCACCGAGAGCCAGGGGCCAAGGTTTTTCTTATATGCTCACCTCTTAGCTCACCTTTGTTTTCTTGATCCAAGGTTAAAGATGAAAGAGGAAGAGTGGCGAGAAGCCCAGAGAGGATTTAATAAAGTCTGGCGAGAGCAGAATGAGAAGTATTACCTGAAATCCTTGGACCACCAGGGCATCAACTTCAAGCAGAATGATACCAAGGTCCTAAGGTCAAAGAGTCTCCTCAATGAGATTGAAAGCATCTATGATGAGGTGAGATGGTCACCAACAGTTTCCTTCCCTCACGCTTTATGTACTTTGCTAGTGCAGTTTCAGTTCCTGTTCCTCACAGCCTGATGAAGGAGGAAATCTGTTCCACTGGTGGAGCTTCGTAGCAGGCTCTTGGGTGGTGGAGAGGGGTTGTTTGGGCTgatttttatgctgtttctCCTTTGTAGAGGCAAGAACAGGCTTCAGAAGACAATGCTGGAGTCCCCACAGGCCCACACCTCTCACTCGCCTATGAAGACAAGCAGATCCTGGAGGACGCTGCCTCTCTCATCATCCACCACGTGAAGCGGCAGACGGGAATCCAGAAAGAGGACAAGTACAAAATCAAGCAGATCATGTATCACTTCATTCCAGACCTGCTGTTTGCTCAGCGAGGTGAACTCTCGGAtgtggaagaggaagaagaagaggaaatggaTGTGGACGAAGCTACTGGGGCTGCAAAAAAGCACAACGGTGTTGGGGGTAGTCCTCCCAAAACCAAGCTGATGTTCAACAACACAACAGCCCAGAAGCTGCGGGGCATGGATGAGGTCTACAACCTCTTCTATGTGAACAGCAACTGGTACATCTTCATGAGGCTGCACCAGATCCTGTGCTTGCGGCTGCTGCGGATCTGCACCCAGGCCGAGCGGCAGATCGAGGAGGAGACGCGGGAACGGGAGTGGGAGAGGGAAGTGCTGGGCATAAAGCGAGACAAGAGTGACAGTCCTGCCATCCAGCTGCGACTGAAGGAGCCCAGTGAGTGACCTCTGGTGGGAGGCTGGGGGGAAAATGGTGTTTCTGTTTGTGGTGTGGTTACAGAGTGTTTTGGCGTCTTCAGGCACGCCACAGCAGTGAGCCTTTAAGATGGGCTCTCTTTATGGGGAGATGGGAAGATGTGGAGAACATGGGACTTGGACTAGCAGAAGGATAATACGCAGCAGTTACTTCATGAGAGCTGTCATTGTACACTTGAATATCCTCAAGTTCCCTAAGTAAGacctttcagaaataaaaagctcGTGGGGGAGGCTAGAGCTAGAAAGCAAGAGGTTATGAAAATACCCGTGGCCTTAAAAGGTATGATTTTATGTACAGAGATTTATGTCCATAAAGGACAAGTTTAACTTGCTCTTCAGCTTATGTGGGTCACCTGAGGACCAGAACTCACAGCAACCCTTCCTGGGGGTGGTGTGCCCATCTCTCCCccttctctcctgctgcagtggaCATTGATGTTGAGGATTATTACCCGGCCTTCCTGGACATGGTGCGCAACCTCCTGGACGGGAACATGGACTCGTCGCAGTACGAGGACTCGCTGCGCGAGATGTTCACCATCCACGCCTACATCGCCTTCACCATGGACAAGCTGATCCAGAGCATCGTGCGACaggtggctgccagcagggcctgggggctGGGTGTGGGGCGGGCCAGAGAAAGCAGGCAGGTTGTTTGCTGCTCTGAGAAGCCAGGCTCGCGTTGGAGGCTGTGTTGTATGCCCACGTGGGGAATTTCAGGGGTAACAAGGTAAATTCGGGGTCTTCCTTCATCCAGCTCTCTAACCCTCATAGTAGAGAAATGATAGAAATCGATTTCTGATCTGTTTGAATTATTGAGAATATCCTCTACAGAGTTCTCCTTGTTTTCCAGATGTTTTAGGATGTAAGTATTCAAAGCATGTCCAGAGCTAATCTTGCtttagctttgaaaaaaaaaaaaaaaagaaattacatctAAATagttcctttcctttccatcaGTGCTGTAGGAGTGCACACTTTTTCTAAAAACCTTTTGTCTCTTTTATCTGGCTGCTGGAGTAGCTCATTTTGGCTGTTAAACTCCAGTCCTTTTATTGGGTTGGTAGGAAGAATATgtgagcaaaggaaaaattcttgTGCCTTTTTGTAGcataaagaacaaaaacagACACAAGGGGCTGGAAGTGAAATAGCTTGAAAGGGCTTTCCTCTTTcagaagggcagagctgctcttcagAGGCCCTTCAGTCCAGAGATTAACTGAATTCAGAAGACAGTCGGGAGacttttgatttttaaacttACACAAAATATGGATTTGATCTTAAACCTCCCACCCCTCTcctcagacacagcagcagccccttgGTGAGGAGAGGACGCGCTGTGTCACGGAGCTCTGGcccttcctcccctgctgctgatcAGAATGTTCTCTGTGTGTACTTTTTCTCTGAGTAGCTGTGCTTTGCCACCTGCTAATTTTTCTAAAGCTATTGTAGGTTTTCCACATAGTAGCAGAGATCATCATCATCAAGTGGAAGAAGcgaggggatttttttttttttttttttttttttgcttgagcTCAATTCCATTGTCACACCCTTACTTTATTCTATTCTGATGGGGGTGTAGCAGCCTCCCTGACAAACCCCTTCCCCCCCGTTGCTCCCGtttgcagctccagcacatCGTGAGCGACGAGATCTGCGTGCAGGTGACAGACCTGTACCTGTCAGAGAACAGCAACGGAGCCACGGGAGGGCTCCTGGCGTCCCAGTCCTCCCGCACGCTCCTGGAGGCCGCCTACCAGCGCAAAGCCGAGCAGCTCATGTCCGAGGAGAACTGCTTCAAGGTAAAGCCAGGCTCTGAACCGCAGTGTaaagccagcaggagctgggggggaTGCCTCAGAAAGGGAGAGGCACTGGGCTCTTTGAAAAAGAGCCTTGTTTAGGCAACCAGAAATGAAGAAcattaactccatcccagccaaaaGCAGCGCACGTGCTGCCAGCTTTTGGAGCACAGGTTAATGCTTCTGTAAGGGCCCCTCAGAAATGAAGTTTCAAGGAGGAATATATTTCCTGGAACAGCAATGAATATCCCCAGTGCTTCACAGCAGCTTTGGGCTGTACCATACTGACTGCTTGACTGCCACTGCTTTTGATTTGTTAGCTCAAACTCTCCTGTTTCTCTGGTGTCTCAATTTTGTCGATTGTTGGGAGATCTGCCACTATTGACTGGGCATTAAATCACTGCTGCCTGCATACCTTGCTAATAAACGTGTGCTAATCAAATCCATACCTCCTTTGCTGAAGAGGCAGGAAGTGGTCAGGCCCTTTCTGAGCCAGAGAAGTACTTTGGATAAAAGCCTGAGTGTACAGTATCTCTTCCTGTGCTCTCAAACTTACTCTGAGGGCCCGAGAAGCCCCCAGAACTGCCAACTTGCTTCATTGTCCCTTTGCCCCAATGAGAAGTGAAGGTGTTTGTTTCTATTTCAAACCTCCTCTTGCTGAagttccttctgctttttctttgtagCTGATGTTCATTCAGAGCAGAGGTCAAGTTCAGTTAACCATTGAGCTGCTGGacacagaagaggaaaactCGGATGACCCTGTGGAAGCAGAGGTAAGGGCAGCTTGTCCAGAGAGCTCACTGTAGTGGCCAAGGTTGCCCTGGATCAGAGTGTCCAGCTGAGCAGTGGCGTGGTCCGTTAGCACAAGACAAAGAAACATCAAGGTCGTGCCATAAAGCTTCCGGTGATGTGAGCAGGCAAATCCCTCTTGGTTTATTTCGTATTAGAAAATACTCAAAACCACATAAAGAACCGTTGTACCTGCCTTTTTGGGCATAAGGCGCACCGAGCCTTCAGAAGGGATGTTGTGCTCTTCTGCGTGACTTCCAGCTTAGCCTCCTCAGCCCTCGCCCGTTGGTTGTTGGGAGGGCAGTGGCTGATGCGTGCTCTGTGCTTGCTTCCAGCGCTGGTCCGACTACGTGGAGCGGTACGTCAACTCTGATTCTACCTCCCCTGAGCTCCGCGAGCACCTGGCCCAGAAACCCGTCTTCCTGCCCAGGTGAgtggccaggctgtgctgggaaaggcccttaaagctcatcccattccatcccctgctgtgtgcagagacacctcccactagaccaggttgttccaagccctgtccagcctggcctcgaGATCCACCGCCTAAGCTGAGCTGCACCCAGCTGTGCAGCGCCAGGAGCGGGTGCTAATTCCAAGAGGGACTCTCTGGTTTGCAGGAATCTGAGGCGGATCCGCAAGTGTCAGCGTGGtcgggagcagcaggagaaggaagggaaggagggaaacaGTAAGAAGTCCGTGGAGAACATGGAGAGCCTGGACAAGGTGGAGTGTAAATTCAAGCTGAACTCCTATAAGATGGTGTACGTGATCAAATCAGAGGATTACATGTACAGGAGGACCGCGCTGCTGCGAGCTCAGCAGGTAGGAGCCAGCCAGAGGATGGGGTGGGCTGCTGGTGTTTCCTGGGAcccaggggaaggaaggaggcgttGCCCTTCCAGCTCTTTGGGAAGCTGTAAAGGTTTGGGTTTATCCAAGATGAAAAGAGCTTGTGACTCTAGATGGGTGAAATTTAGGAGGATTGCACTGGAGGAAACTGATCTGGCCATCTGGATGCTTTGACACTCTCATTTTCTCATCTTACGGGAATATTTCCATCCACTTCTATCATGTATTTAGGTTTATAAAACAACTACTTACCATGTTTCTTGCTGATGACATACAGGTAGTGGCCTTAGTTGATCAGTTGTAAAGTAATTCTCTTAAACTTTGCATCCACATCAGATGAGAGTATTTTATTGCAGCACAGTGACTCTTTGAAATGCTGATACTGAGGATTCTGATTGAATTCCGTCTATCTCATTCAACTGGCACGAACCTCAAGGAAATGTAAACTCATAAACAGGATACTGTGTGCCAGTGCTCTTCACAGAGAACCTGAGCATAAATTCTTGAAGTGTTAAATACGTAGTGTGCAGCTTAGCCCTTGGTTACTGGAATACACTGAGGGAGCTGTAGAAGCTACATTGGATTTTGGAAACAAATCTATTGGATTTAGCAATTAACACCCCAAAGCAGTCAGTCTCTGGGAGAAGAACAGACAAACAATAAAATCTCTAAGTTTTAATCTGGAGGTTTAATTATATTGGCTGTTTTCAATTATGACTGTAGCCATGGCTTTATACCGTCTGTCCTCCATTTTACATTCCTTAGGCAGATGCTCTTACCCAAAAAAGTGCACAGTTCTTCCTCTCCTGATGTTTCTGTTAAGTCAGAGCTTCTTGAGCCTGTTAGACCTGATCTGGGTCT from Vidua chalybeata isolate OUT-0048 chromosome 13, bVidCha1 merged haplotype, whole genome shotgun sequence carries:
- the SIN3A gene encoding paired amphipathic helix protein Sin3a, with translation MKRRLDEQESPVYASQQRRITSSTEAFPHQHRVLAPAPPVYEAVSETMQSATGIQYSVTPSYQVSAVPQSSGSHGPAIAAVHSGHHHPAPVQPHGSQVVQSHTHPTPPAVPVQGQQQFQRLKVEDALSYLDQVKLQFGSQPQVYNDFLDIMKEFKSQSIDTPGVISRVSQLFKGHPDLIMGFNTFLPPGYKIEVQTNDMVNVTTPGQVHQIPTHGLQPQPQPQPPHPSQPSAQSTPTPAQPAPQPTPAKISKPSQLQAHTPASQQTPPIPPYASPRSPPVQPHTPVTISLGTTPSLQNNQPVEFNHAINYVNKIKNRFQGQPDIYKAFLEILHTYQKEQRNAKEAGGNYTPALTEQEVYAQVARLFKNQEDLLSEFGQFLPDANSSVLLSKTTAEKVESVRNDHGGTVKKPQLNNKQQRPNQNGCQIRRHSGTGATPPVKKKPKLLGLKDQSLAEASKHGVGTESLFFEKVRKALRSTEAYENFLRCLVIFNQEVISRAELVQLVSPFLGKFPELFTWFKNFLGYKESVHMETYPKERATEGIAMEIDYASCKRLGSSYRALPKSYQQPKCTGRTPLCKEVLNDTWVSFPSWSEDSTFVSSKKTQYEEHIYRCEDERFELDVVLETNLATIRVLEAIQKKLSRLSAEEQAKFRLDNTLGGTSEVIHRKALQRIYADKAADIIDGLRKNPSVAVPIVLKRLKMKEEEWREAQRGFNKVWREQNEKYYLKSLDHQGINFKQNDTKVLRSKSLLNEIESIYDERQEQASEDNAGVPTGPHLSLAYEDKQILEDAASLIIHHVKRQTGIQKEDKYKIKQIMYHFIPDLLFAQRGELSDVEEEEEEEMDVDEATGAAKKHNGVGGSPPKTKLMFNNTTAQKLRGMDEVYNLFYVNSNWYIFMRLHQILCLRLLRICTQAERQIEEETREREWEREVLGIKRDKSDSPAIQLRLKEPMDIDVEDYYPAFLDMVRNLLDGNMDSSQYEDSLREMFTIHAYIAFTMDKLIQSIVRQLQHIVSDEICVQVTDLYLSENSNGATGGLLASQSSRTLLEAAYQRKAEQLMSEENCFKLMFIQSRGQVQLTIELLDTEEENSDDPVEAERWSDYVERYVNSDSTSPELREHLAQKPVFLPRNLRRIRKCQRGREQQEKEGKEGNSKKSVENMESLDKVECKFKLNSYKMVYVIKSEDYMYRRTALLRAQQSHERVSKRLHQRFQAWVDKWTKEHVPREMAAETNKWLMGEGLEGLVPCTTTCDTETLHFVSINKYRVKYGTIFKTP